A part of Cannabis sativa cultivar Pink pepper isolate KNU-18-1 chromosome 6, ASM2916894v1, whole genome shotgun sequence genomic DNA contains:
- the LOC115694820 gene encoding small ribosomal subunit protein cS22 codes for MASISSISSPPNFFHHSVNILKASPKLSLQILKPTLTSHPHILTSSYLIIAPSPRHSQRLFAVAEATSVDTSSEAARRLYIGNIPRNLKDDELTKIVEEHGAVEKVEVMYDKYSGRSRRFAFATMKTVEDANAAVEKLNGTEIGGREIKVNITEKPLSKVDMSLLQAEDSQFVDSPHKVYVGNIAKAVTTETLKNFFSEKLTVLSAKVSRVPGTSKSTRFGFVTFSSEEDVEAAISSFNNSLLEGQPIRVNKA; via the exons ATGGCTTCAATCTCATCCATTTCGTCACCACCGAATTTCTTCCACCACTCCGTCAATATTCTCAAAGCTTCACCCAAACTCTCTCTCCAAATTCTCAAGCCAACCCTAACATCTCATCCTCACATACTCACTTCCTCTTATCTCATTATAGCTCCTTCTCCTAGGCACTCCCAAAGACTGTTCGCCGTCGCAGAAGCAACCTCCGTTGATACATCTTCCGAGGCCGCCCGAAGACTTTACATCGGCAACATTCCCAGGAACCTCAAGGACGATGAGCTCACTAAAATTGTTGAAGAACATGGTGCTGTAGAGAAGGTCGag GTTATGTACGATAAGTATTCTGGTAGGAGCCGGAGGTTTGCATTTGCGACGATGAAGACGGTTGAGGATGCGAATGCAGCTGTTGAAAAACTGAATGGAACT GAGATTGGTGGACGGGAAATCAAAGTAAACATAACCGAGAAACCTCTGTCGAAAGTTGACATGTCACTTCTCCAGGCTGAGGATTCCCAATTCGTTGATAGTCCTCACAAGGTTTATGTTGGAAATATAGCGAAAGCTGTTACTACTGAAACTCTTAAGAACTTTTTCTCTGAGAAGTTAACTGTTCTTAGTGCGAAGGTTTCTCGGGTTCCAGGGACCTCAAAGTCCACAAGATTCGGGTTTGTAACTTTCTCATCAGAGGAGGATGTGGAAGCTGCTATCTCTTCATTTAACAATTCT TTATTGGAAGGTCAGCCAATTCGTGTAAACAAGGCATAG